The genome window GCCGTCAGGGTAATGGTAGCCGGGGCCGTAAAGCTAGCTGAAGCGGCCGGCGAAGTCAGGCTGACGGTAGGCGCCGCGGGGGCCGGCGTGCTACCGCAGGTAGTGCCCACGGTGTAGCTGTGGGGCGCAGCGGCGGAGTTCCGCTCGCCTGCGCCAGGTACGGCGTAAGTGAAGTAGAAGCTCAGGGCTTGGCCCGCCGTTTGGTTGGGCAAGGTGTACGTGAAATCACCGGCCGCATTCTTGGTCATGCCGTAACCGGGGCCGTTCACGTACAGAATAGCCAGGTTGCCGCCCGCTACGCTTCCCAGCGGGTGAAACGTGAAGTTTACGCTAGTGCCGGTTGTTGTTACGGCGTAGCTGTAGTCGCCGCTGGCAGCGGTGCCGCAGTAAGTAACGGGCGCTACTACCACGGGCTGGGTGTTGTAGTACACGTTGTCGAAGTAGAAGTCTGCCGCTGCGCCGGGGGCGTCGCCGGCAAACATCAGCGCCTGCTCCAAGGTCGCCCAGTCGAGGTTGCCGAACGCCCGCAGCGGAATAATCACTTCGTGCCACTGTCCGTCGCGCTGCAGGCCATACTGGGTAGCACCGGCCGGGAAATCAACCCAGCCTTCTGCCCCGCCAGTTTTCACCCCAAATTTGAATTGCCCGGCGTAGGTAGTCTTAAACTGAAACTTGAGGGAGCCATCCTTGAAAGCCGCCAGGTTCTTGATGTCGTTGGCAATGCCGAAGCCAAACCAGTTGCCGGCATTAGCGCGCAGGGCCAGTACGTTCGGCCCCTCGAAAGGGGTAGGGGAGGCAATGTTGCTGAGGTTGTTCCAGATATACAGATTAGCATCCTGACCCAGGGCCAGCTTGTCCGTAATCTGGGCGTTGTCCGTGTACACCCCGAAGTTGGGTCCCGCCATCACGTTGCTGCGGACCGTGACGCTCACTGGTGCCGAGGTAGCCGTGAGCTTGCCGTTGTCGGTTACTTTGGCGGTAAGCGAGTACGTGCCGGCCGCCACGCCGCTCCACGTGTACGTGTAGGGACTGGAGAAGTCAGTGCCCAGCAGAGTAGTGCCGTTGTAGAATTCCACCTTGTACACCGTGCCATCGGCATCCGTGGCATTGGCTTCCAGCGTGATGGTGGCGGGCGTAGTGAAGCTATTGGAAGCAGAAGGCGCAGTGAGGCTGACGGCCGGCGCCGCGTTGTTTGGGGCGGCCACAAACACGGTAACCGGAGCCGAGGTAGTCACGACCCCTTCGTTGTCCGTAGCCTTGGCCGTAAGCGTGTAGGTGCCCGGCATTACATTTTGCCAGGGCACGCTGTAGGGCGCCGTGGTAGCCGTGCCAATGAGGGTAAAACCGCTGTAGAATTCCACCTTCGTAACCGAGCCGTTGGCGTCGGCGGCGTTGGCCGTGAGGGTAGGGCTGGCCGGCGTGGTAAGCAGGGCCTCGTTGGCGGGCGAAGTCAGGCTGACGGTGGGAGCAGGGTTGGTGGCCACGCCCCCGCTGTAGTAGATGTTGTCGAAGTAAAAGTCGGCCTGGCTGCTAGCTGCGTCGCCGGCAAACATAAACGTCTGCGTTACTGAGCCTAGGTCGCCGTTGCCAAAAGCCGACATCGGCAGCACCACTTCGTGCCACTGCCCGTCGCGCACTAGCCCGTACTTGCTGCTGCCCGCCGGAAAATCAATCCAGCTTTCGCCAGCGCCCGACTTAAGCCCAACCTTAAATTGCCCGGCGTAGGTGGTCTTGAACTGGAACTTGAGGGAGCCATTGGCAAAGGCCGCCAGGTTCTTCACCTGGTTATCAACTCCAAAGCCAAACCAGTTGCCTGCGTTGGCGCGCAGGGCCAGCACTTCCTGGCCCTCGAAGGGGGTAGCGCCGGCAATGTTGGTGAGATTGTTCCAGAGGTAGAGGTTGGCGTCCTGCCCGTAGGCCAGGCGGTTGGTAATGGCCGAGTTTTCGGTGTAGATGCCAAAGTCGCCGGCAATGCTGTTGTTGGTGCCCAGGTACAGCTCGTCGCCGGGGCTCTGGTAGAGGCGGATGTAGTCGACCAGCATCTGGCCGGGTAGGGGGGCGGTAATGGCGTTCGGGTCGTAGATGCCGGTGTACTGCCCGCCCACGGCCAGGTTCAGCAGGATGTACTGCGCCTTGTGGAACTCCTCCAAATCAGCCGCCGCGGCCCGGGAAATATCAATGGCGTAGTACTCAGTGCCATCAATATACATCCGGATGAACTGGCTGTCCCAGCTCATGCGGTACACGTGGTAGTCGGCCGTCAGGTCAGTGGGGCTGTCGTAGTGGGTGTCGTAGGCGGCGTGGGAGTCGGCGTTTTCCCAGTGGGTGGCCCCGCCCAACCGGCGGTTGGTAAGCCCGGCCTGAATGGCAGCGGCCGAGCCCATTTCCATAATGTCCACTTCCCCACTAGCCGGCCAAGTGCCCGAGGCGCCCAGCATCCAGAAGGCCGGCCACAGCCCGTTTTGCAGGTTGGGTACCTTGATGCGGGCTTCCAGGGTGCCGTATTTAAACTGCACGCGGCCCAGAGTTTTCAAGCGGGCCGAGGTAAAGGCCTTGCCCTGATAGTTTTCGCGCCGGGCCTCAATAATAAGGTTGCCGCCCTCTACGCGGGCATTTTCGGGGCGGTTGGTGTACGTTTCCAACTCGCTGTTGCCCCAGCCGCACACGCCCTGGGCGCATCCGTCGCCCTGGTCGAAGGTCCACGTGCTGGGGTTAATGGTGGTGCCGTTGAAGTTTTCCTCCCAAACAAGCTGTTGCTGGGCCTGGGCGGGTAGCTGAGTTAGTAAACAGAGCCCGCCCAGCAAAGCCAAGCCTCGGGCACGGACTCGATGGACGTACTGGTAGAAAGTTCTTTTCATAACGGTGGGATTTGGAGAACAAAAAGGGTGAGGCAACAGGAGCGGAAGCCAGGGGTAATTGGCTGTAGTTCAGTAGGCAGATAGCACGGGTAGCCGGGAGGTCATCATTTCCTTGAGAAGCGAGCCACGCAAAAATGAGCGGTGGAAATGGGCCCGTGTGGTCTGGAAAATAATTCAACTAAGGCAGTGAATAATGCTAATGTATTTGCCTTTAGCGGCTATTTGCAAGCCTCGTTTCTTGCCTGCTCGCCTCATTTCTTTGCCTTATCCACAAGCCAATACACCTACGGCACAAGCAAAAATACCTGCCAGCCGGGCCGTGTTGGCTCCGGTGGCAGGTATGCCGCGCCACTGTTTGGCGCTTAAAAAACAAATGCTTCGGCCCGGATTTTTTACGCTTGTAGTCAGGGAAGAGAGCCACTATGTGTCGCTACCCCTCGGGTAGCTGCCTGCCTTACGCCGCAAGCGGCCGCGCTGGGGCCGGCTCCCGGTCCAGCGCGCTGATCTGGGCCCGGTAGGCGGCTGGCAGTAAGCTGGTTTTCACCCATTTGCTTACGGCCAAGTGCTGCGTGCGACGGTAAATGGGCACAACGGGCTCCAGCCAAGAGCGCCGACCCAACCGCAGCAACCCCCGAACTGGCGCGGGTACTACCAGCGCCTGCCCCTGTAGCAGCAGTTGGTACCGGAGTGGGCCCAAGTGCTTGCGGTACTGAGCGTACAGGTTGGTGGTGAAAGGACTATGCGCTAAGTCCTGACTGAGGTGCTGTTCCCGGTCCAGGAGCCAGGCGGCGTACGTAGCCGGTAGCTCCGGAATGCCCATGCGCTGTCCTACCCGGCAGAACACAGCACAGACTTCGGCTTTTTCCGGCTCTGATAAGGGGCGCTCCAAGAGCTCAAAGGCGCGAATGGAGTAGTCAATAAGCATGTACAGTACGTCGCGGTAGGCCCAGGCCGGAATGCGCTGCCCCCGCTTAGCTTCCACGGCGGCGTGAATGGCCGCAATGGTGTCGATGGCCCGCTCGGCTTCGTGGCGCTCGGCAAACACAATCTGCCGGGCGTATTCTACCGTCGAGAACAGACGGCCCAGCGGATCGGCGGGCAGGCGGCCCGTGAAATACAGCCAGTCGACTGCCTTGTTCACGGCAAACTCGGCGGCCGCCCCCGCAAAAATGAACAGCACCGTATCAGCCTTTCCCCAAATGGTGCGCACCACCGATTCTTGGTCTACGAAATATTCCATGTTTTCCTTTCTTCCACGATGAAACGCACCGGCTCCGCCACCGGTGCCCATTACGATGTAAGTAGTATTGCAAATTACTTTGAAATGCAAAGTAAATACTAATTTTGGTTTTCGTTGACTTTACCGGCTTAGGTGGCATGAAAAGAAATAGAATCTGGTATGCCGTGTTAGGCCTGCTAACCATAGGATTAGGTCTGGCCTCCCGCCAATTCGCCCCTCTACTGCCGGCCTGGATAGGAGCCTATGCCGGCGACGCACTGTGGGCGCTGCTAGTGTTCTGGCTGGTTGGCTTCGGCTGGCCGCGGTGGGGTAGTAGTCAGGTTGCGGCCGTGGCCCTGGGCTTTGCCTTTTGCATAGAATGCAGTCAGCTCTACCACGTGTCCTGGCTGGATGCCTTGCGCCACACCCGGCCCGGCCGCCTCGTGCTGGGCCAGGGCTTCCTGTGGAGCGACTTGCTCTGCTACACGCTCGGGGTGTTAATAGGGGTAGGGCTGGAGCAAATTTGGCTGCGCCCAGCACGCCTCAGCTCCCTTCGCAATCCACGCACAAAGCCAGAGACATTTTGATTGTACTACCTCAAAAACGGTGTCCTTCCGAGCGGGGCGAGGAATCTAGATTAGGCTCTTGCGTGCATCCCAGATTCCTCGCTCCGCTCGGAAGGACACCGTTTTCTGTTGGCGGATTATTGCCGGCAGCCGGCAGGTACTGGCCTGGCTATTCTACTTTCTTTTGAGCCTCCGGTTTGGTTTCCTTAGCCACCCAAATGGATTTCTGATTGACAAACTCCCGGATGCCGAGGTGGGAAAGCTCCCGGCCGTAACCCGACTTCTTCACGCCCCCAAACGGCATTTCCGGCGACGATTTCACCATGCTGTTTACGAACACCGCCCCGGCCTCCACGCGCCGCGCCAGCTCCTCGCCGCGCCTGACGTCGCAGGTCCAGACGGAGCCACCGAGGCCGAAGCGGGAATCGTTGGCAAGTCGGATGGCGTCGTCAGCATCTTTGGCTTCCAGAACAATGGCTACGGGGCCGAAAAACTCCTCTTCATACGCGCGTTGGCCGGGCTTTACGTTGGTCAGGATTACGGGCCGAAACAGGGCGGTGCCGGGTTTGCTCTGCCCCCCAAACAGCTCCACTTTCGCGCCTTGCTTCACGGAGTCTTCAACTTGCTGGGTAAGCTCGTCGGCCAGGTCGGGGCGGGCCAGGGGGCCGTACTGCGTGGCCTCGTCGAGTGGGTCGCCGGGGCGGAAGTTCAGCAGGTGGGTTTTCATCTTCGCCACGAATTCCTTGAGCACCGGCTTCTCTATAATAAAGCGCTTGGCGGCAATGCAGCTTTGGCCGGCGTTAATCATGCGGGCCTGGGCGGCGGTTTTGGCGGCCAGCTCCAGGTCGGCGTCGGCCAGCACAATAAAGGCGTCGGAGCCACCTAGCTCCAGCACCGTCTTCTTGATTTCGCGACCGGCGGTGGCGGCCACCTGCGCCCCGGCCGGCTCCGAACCGGTAAGCGTCACGGCCTTCACCCGATTATCTTCAATGAGCTTGCCTACTACATCGGAGCCGATGAGCAGGGCCCGGAAGGCAGCGGGCGGAAAGCCAGCATCATGGAAAATTTGTTCCAGAGCGAGGGCGCACTGAGGCACGTTGGAGGCGTGCTTAAGCAAGCCCACGTTGCCCGCCATCAGGGCCGGCGCGGCAAAGCGCACGACCTGCCAGAACGGAAAATTCCAGGGCATCACGGCCAGCACTACCCCAATGGGCTCGTGGGCAATAAAGCTGCGCTGGGCCTCGGTCTTGATTTCTTCGTCGGCTAGAAAGTGCTCGGCGTGCTCGGCGTAGTAGTCGCAGGTGAGGGCGCACTTCTGCACCTCGGCGCGGCCATCCACTACGGGCTTGCCCATTTCCAAGGCCATGAGGCGGGCCAGCTCGTCCTGTCGCTCACGCAGCAGCGCGGCCGCGCGGCGCATCAGGCCGGCTCGGTGCGCAAACGAGGTAGTGCGCCACTCTCCGAAGGCCCGGTGCGCCTGGGCCAGAATACGTTCGGTTTTGCTCCAGCTGAACGCCCGGAACCGGCGCTCTACGCGGCCAGTGTACGGGTTGAAAGATTCAATTGCCATAAAGGGGTAGCGGTGGAGGTAGGGCCGGCGAAAAAGGAAGGCCTATTAAGAAGAAATAAACAAGTAAACCGCTTCCGTGGTTAACCTCGGCTGTGGTAACTTCGGCTAGTTAAGGGCCGTAGCAAGATGTTCAGGTGCGTGGATTGCACTTTTTAGGTGCCTGCGTGTCGAAATGTAAGTTTATCCAGTACTTTCGTTTCATCCGCGGGGCTGGCATTGCTACGCCGCCCTGTTTCCATTAGTTGCTGCCCGTGTCTGTTCCTACTTCTGAGTCAGCTGCCCTCGAAACTGAAGTTCTGCTCGTGCAACGCCTGCGCGACCGGGACGAAGGGGCCATGACCATCTTCTACGACAAGTACTCCGCAGCTTTGTTCGGTGTGATTATGCGCATCGTCAAGAAAGAAGAAATTGCGGAGGATGTTTTGCAGGAGGCCATGGTCAAAATCTGGCACTCATTTCCTTCCTACGACGCCGAAAAAGGGCGTTTGTTTACCTGGGTGATGAATGTGTGCCGAAATTTAGCCATCGACAAAATCCGCTCCCGACAGTACCGCGTAGGTAGTCGTACGCAGCCAATCGAAGAAAGTGCAGCGCTGCGCCAGGCCGCCGAACCCTCGTTCCGGCCTGAGCACATTGGCTTGCAGGAAATGACGCGCCAGCTGAATCCGGAGCAGCGGCAAATCGTGGACCTGCTTTATTTCGGCGGATTTACGCAAAGCGAAGTGGCAGAAGAACTCAACCTCCCGCTCGGTACGGTGAAAACCCGCGCCCGGGCGGCCATCAAAGTACTTTCTAAATTGATTCGGTAATCGTGAACATCCAGGAATATATCGAATCTGGCATCCTTGAGGAGTACGCCCTGGGCGTACTCAACGAGGTCGAGCGCGCCGAAGTCGAGCGCATCGCACGGAAGCATCCGGAGATAAACCGGGAGCTGAAAACAGTTATTGCGAGCTTGGATGCCTACGCCGAAGCCCACGCCCTGGTCCCACCCACCGACATGCGGGAACGGGTATTGGCGGGCTGGCAGCAAGCCATTCAAGCCGCGGAGCAAACCCCCAGCCT of Hymenobacter sublimis contains these proteins:
- a CDS encoding NAD-dependent succinate-semialdehyde dehydrogenase — protein: MAIESFNPYTGRVERRFRAFSWSKTERILAQAHRAFGEWRTTSFAHRAGLMRRAAALLRERQDELARLMALEMGKPVVDGRAEVQKCALTCDYYAEHAEHFLADEEIKTEAQRSFIAHEPIGVVLAVMPWNFPFWQVVRFAAPALMAGNVGLLKHASNVPQCALALEQIFHDAGFPPAAFRALLIGSDVVGKLIEDNRVKAVTLTGSEPAGAQVAATAGREIKKTVLELGGSDAFIVLADADLELAAKTAAQARMINAGQSCIAAKRFIIEKPVLKEFVAKMKTHLLNFRPGDPLDEATQYGPLARPDLADELTQQVEDSVKQGAKVELFGGQSKPGTALFRPVILTNVKPGQRAYEEEFFGPVAIVLEAKDADDAIRLANDSRFGLGGSVWTCDVRRGEELARRVEAGAVFVNSMVKSSPEMPFGGVKKSGYGRELSHLGIREFVNQKSIWVAKETKPEAQKKVE
- a CDS encoding oxygenase MpaB family protein; translation: MEYFVDQESVVRTIWGKADTVLFIFAGAAAEFAVNKAVDWLYFTGRLPADPLGRLFSTVEYARQIVFAERHEAERAIDTIAAIHAAVEAKRGQRIPAWAYRDVLYMLIDYSIRAFELLERPLSEPEKAEVCAVFCRVGQRMGIPELPATYAAWLLDREQHLSQDLAHSPFTTNLYAQYRKHLGPLRYQLLLQGQALVVPAPVRGLLRLGRRSWLEPVVPIYRRTQHLAVSKWVKTSLLPAAYRAQISALDREPAPARPLAA
- a CDS encoding ribosomal maturation YjgA family protein → MKRNRIWYAVLGLLTIGLGLASRQFAPLLPAWIGAYAGDALWALLVFWLVGFGWPRWGSSQVAAVALGFAFCIECSQLYHVSWLDALRHTRPGRLVLGQGFLWSDLLCYTLGVLIGVGLEQIWLRPARLSSLRNPRTKPETF
- a CDS encoding RNA polymerase sigma factor, which encodes MSVPTSESAALETEVLLVQRLRDRDEGAMTIFYDKYSAALFGVIMRIVKKEEIAEDVLQEAMVKIWHSFPSYDAEKGRLFTWVMNVCRNLAIDKIRSRQYRVGSRTQPIEESAALRQAAEPSFRPEHIGLQEMTRQLNPEQRQIVDLLYFGGFTQSEVAEELNLPLGTVKTRARAAIKVLSKLIR
- a CDS encoding Ig-like domain-containing protein, giving the protein MKRTFYQYVHRVRARGLALLGGLCLLTQLPAQAQQQLVWEENFNGTTINPSTWTFDQGDGCAQGVCGWGNSELETYTNRPENARVEGGNLIIEARRENYQGKAFTSARLKTLGRVQFKYGTLEARIKVPNLQNGLWPAFWMLGASGTWPASGEVDIMEMGSAAAIQAGLTNRRLGGATHWENADSHAAYDTHYDSPTDLTADYHVYRMSWDSQFIRMYIDGTEYYAIDISRAAAADLEEFHKAQYILLNLAVGGQYTGIYDPNAITAPLPGQMLVDYIRLYQSPGDELYLGTNNSIAGDFGIYTENSAITNRLAYGQDANLYLWNNLTNIAGATPFEGQEVLALRANAGNWFGFGVDNQVKNLAAFANGSLKFQFKTTYAGQFKVGLKSGAGESWIDFPAGSSKYGLVRDGQWHEVVLPMSAFGNGDLGSVTQTFMFAGDAASSQADFYFDNIYYSGGVATNPAPTVSLTSPANEALLTTPASPTLTANAADANGSVTKVEFYSGFTLIGTATTAPYSVPWQNVMPGTYTLTAKATDNEGVVTTSAPVTVFVAAPNNAAPAVSLTAPSASNSFTTPATITLEANATDADGTVYKVEFYNGTTLLGTDFSSPYTYTWSGVAAGTYSLTAKVTDNGKLTATSAPVSVTVRSNVMAGPNFGVYTDNAQITDKLALGQDANLYIWNNLSNIASPTPFEGPNVLALRANAGNWFGFGIANDIKNLAAFKDGSLKFQFKTTYAGQFKFGVKTGGAEGWVDFPAGATQYGLQRDGQWHEVIIPLRAFGNLDWATLEQALMFAGDAPGAAADFYFDNVYYNTQPVVVAPVTYCGTAASGDYSYAVTTTGTSVNFTFHPLGSVAGGNLAILYVNGPGYGMTKNAAGDFTYTLPNQTAGQALSFYFTYAVPGAGERNSAAAPHSYTVGTTCGSTPAPAAPTVSLTSPAASASFTAPATITLTATAADADGTITKVEFYQGTTLLGTSTTSPYSYTWTGAAAGTYSLTAKAFDNAGLSTTSAAVAVTVTGGSTPGGNEGYCGTAANGDYSWKAVTSGSNVAFTFHPLGATAGGNLAIVYVDGPGYLMTKNSAGDFTYTVPNQTSGTVLNVYFTYQVGAGGFERNSAATPHAYTVGASCGAAPVNAAPTVALTLPTATSFSAPATITLTATAADNDGSISKVEFYQGTTLLGSDATAPFSFTWNNVSAGAYSLTAKAFDDKNLSTTSAVVAITVVIPDADNDGYPADQDCDDNNAAVHPGLVFYADADGDGFGNAGAPTVTACATPAGYTLRAGDCNDQNAAINPAAQDVCGQDRNCDGKLDLPAQVAPTVAVQPSSSVQTGGPATTIYLGYGAQRVQLTASAAAAASYTWSPAAGLSASTGASVVFTPTAPGRYTFTVTARNAAGCTADASVTITVIDARGLKHSDKVLVCHQGQVLEISANAVAAHLSHGDKLGSCSAVAARPATAGVASSASTLMTTDLTLSPNPAQDRVSLEVALGQDATYSLAIYDLKGTLVKIISSGQSAAGQRLSLEWNAADYAEGIYLVRLVTEKEVINKRLVIQH